DNA from Patescibacteria group bacterium:
ATAACTCTGCAAATGCCCCTGCGTCCTGCTTCGCCTTGATCTTATAGACCAGTATTTTTTCTTTGAATTTATTCATCTATATTGACGATAAGATGATACGAATGTTACACAATCCGCCTTCATTTGTAAAGTCTTTTAGTCTCAAATTCGGTTAAATCACCCGTTTTCTTGACAAACTTTCAAGCTGCACATATAATAAGTCTAAACTAGCCTAGACTTTTAATATAAGCCCATGTCTTCATCCATTCGCTTATCCGTATCCGAAGCCGCCCGGCTTTTTGGCATTAGTGAAAAAACCCTGCGCCGCGCCATCATTAATAAGGAAATCAACTATATCGTGGTTGCCGGCCGGTACAAGCTAAATTTTGAAAGCCTGGTCAAGTGGTCCCAGCAAAAAACCACGGTGCGCCGCAAATCCGAAAAATACGGCATCGACCAATTTGTGGATAAATGGCGCCTCTCCGCCACCCTCTACTCCCCCAACCCACCCGCCACGGAACAAGAGAACAATTCAACAATACAACAATAGAACGACCTATAAAAAAACAAGCGTTTTACCTATGCTTGTTTTTTTGTTGTATTGTTGAATTGTTGCGTTGTCCGCTTACGCCGTTTCCAGCGCGAACTTGCATTCCGGCTTCAGATCGAAATAAAGTCCGGAAATGTCGCGGCAGATGTCTTTCCAGTTATATTTTTCATTCACGAAAATCTTCGCGCGCGCGCCCAGCTCTTTCAGATTTTCGGTTTGCGGCAAATACGTCTCAAGCTTACGGATTAAATCTTCAACATTCTTATTTTCAAAACTGATTCCCGCTTCACTCACGACTTCCATATTTTCCGGGATATCGCTCGCGATCACCGGCAAACCCCAGCCCATCGCTTCAAGCAAAGCGATCGGCAAACCTTCGGATTCGGACGGATGAACCAGCGCGTAAGCGTTGCCAAAAAGCGCATTCAACGGCTCGCCGTTCTGAAAACCGGTAAATACAATAGATTCGTCGCCGGCCGCCATCTCATGAAGTTCTTTCACGTAATCATCTGTAAAAGCCGAGTCGCCGACGATCACGAGTTTTTTATTGCCAATTATCTCCGGATTACGGAATTTTAGAGTTTTATAAGCATCAATCAAATAATGGGCGCCCTTATGACGCACCAGCCGCGAAACCATAATAATATACTCTTTAGGCTCAAGACCAAACTTTTTAAGATACTCGGTGTCGGCCGGATTCTGCATCCTAACGCCGTTCGGAATATATTGAGTCATGGAATCATAAGCTTCGGAGCAATACTGATTCAAAGTACGCGAAACCGTAATGGTGCGGTCCGCGAAACGGCACGCTGACCATTCGCCAAGGCGAAGCATAGCGCGGGCAATAAATCCC
Protein-coding regions in this window:
- a CDS encoding helix-turn-helix domain-containing protein is translated as MSSSIRLSVSEAARLFGISEKTLRRAIINKEINYIVVAGRYKLNFESLVKWSQQKTTVRRKSEKYGIDQFVDKWRLSATLYSPNPPATEQENNSTIQQ
- a CDS encoding glycosyltransferase family 4 protein, producing MRIAMIGQKGIPAIFGGIERHVDELSRGLAELGLEVFVYCRPWYSKGHEEQINGVHLIYTPSLKTKHLDAISHTFLSIIHACRSGFEIIHIHGVGPALLSWLPKILRPSTKVVVTFHCIDRKHQKWGFIARAMLRLGEWSACRFADRTITVSRTLNQYCSEAYDSMTQYIPNGVRMQNPADTEYLKKFGLEPKEYIIMVSRLVRHKGAHYLIDAYKTLKFRNPEIIGNKKLVIVGDSAFTDDYVKELHEMAAGDESIVFTGFQNGEPLNALFGNAYALVHPSESEGLPIALLEAMGWGLPVIASDIPENMEVVSEAGISFENKNVEDLIRKLETYLPQTENLKELGARAKIFVNEKYNWKDICRDISGLYFDLKPECKFALETA